A genomic window from Fusarium oxysporum Fo47 chromosome VIII, complete sequence includes:
- a CDS encoding kinase-like domain-containing protein, which translates to MSSYKSHADINPEMGAFGLNLDPAGRQHVREHEVFIMLPLGMSLRSLQELQQGNVFQETLVTSALDQTLLGFNYLHDADVIHTARKFIDETVIHVSQYMLGGAGSLTICDPGQARIGKVHGGIAMPPPYRAPEVILGMTWGNSLDVSRVGLLTWDLLHQKGIFRVYNQSEDLNDAHHLAAMTVLLGPPPDGRWHGLVPLPSEGELKSLDTNLSGEDRDNFLDLLACVLTWLPEDWLNSPEAYFHPWLRGEGGVER; encoded by the exons ATGTCATCTTATAAATCACATGCTGATATCAACCCAGAGATGGGAGCCTTTGG ACTCAATTTAGACCCCGCAGGTCGGCAGCATGTACGAGAA CATGAAGTCTTCATCATGCTGCCGTTGGGAATGAGTCTCAGGAGTTTGCAAGAATTGCAGCAGGGCAATGTCTTCCAGGAGACTCTCGTCACGTCCGCCCTCGACCAAACATTACTAGGGTTTAACTACTTGCATGATGCTGATGTGATCCATACTG CACGAAAGTTCATCGACGAAACCGTCATTCATGTCTCGCAATATATGTTGGGAGGTGCTGGCTCCCTCACAATCTGCGATCCTGGACAGGCACGCATCGGTAAGGTGCATGGAGGCATCGCCATGCCGCCGCCATATCGTGCTCCCGAGGTCATTCTCGGTATGACCTGGGGTAACTCTTTGGATGTTTCGAGGGTGGGACTCTTG ACCTGGGACCTTTTGCACCAGAAAGGCATCTTCCGTGTGTACAACCAATCTGAAGATCTCAATGATGCTCATCATTTAGCGGCTATGACTGTGCTCCTAGGGCCGCCGCCGGAT GGTAGATGGCACGGCCTTGTTCCCCTCCCTTCTGAGGGTGAACTCAAATCCCTGGACACAAACTTGTCTGGAGAGGATAGAGATAACTTCCTTGACCTTTTGGCCTGCGTGCTTACCTGGCTCCCAGAGGATTGGTTAAACAGTCCCGAGGCATATTTTCATCCCTGGCTAAGAGGAGAAGGTGGTGTTGAAAGATAA
- a CDS encoding Aldehyde/histidinol dehydrogenase: protein MVSSNAFSTSEPSEKADFPWNIDHLPTKLFINNEFVDAKSDKFLTVYNPKDGSLVSDSVALAGEEDVDAAIQAAEAAFPAWRKTPPNIRRDMLLNLASNLLEHSQAMAAMTRATLGGPISVAGAMEIGFAVEALRYFAGWTDKLAGETYPEEDGFFKLVRQEPLGVVSGIIPWNAPIGSACAKAAPALATGNCFILKLSEKTPFAGLAMGSLIKAAGFPPGVFQILSGDGSTGAIIANHMRIRKVSFTGSTATGKKIQEMAARSNLKRVTLELGGKSPALIFNDANIGNAVTWCVNAITINTGQACFAASRVYVQSGIYDVFVQRFRALVEEKTKLVGDPDDPNSFVGPVVDEAQFNRVMGFINRGSSQGSLLVGGSRLHDKGYYVAPTVFTDVAEDAEIIRQEIFGPVAVINRFESEDEVIKLANDTRYGLMAGVFTQDITRAMRISAELDSGMVGINAVSTVFWQTPFGGTKESGIGRENGIHAIRSHTEPKTVFINMKA, encoded by the exons ATGGTGTCCTCCAACGCTTTCAGCACCAGCGAGCCTTCTGAGAAGGCCGATTTCCCGTGGAACATTGACCATCTTCCGACGAAGcttttcatcaacaatgAG TTTGTCGACGCCAAGTCGGACAAGTTTCTCACAGTCTATAACCCCAAAGATGGCTCCTTAGTGAGCGATTCAGTGGCTCTTGCTGgtgaggaagatgttgatgccGCCATTCAAGCAGCCGAGGCAGCTTTCCCGGCTTGGCGCAAGACTCCTCCCAACATCCGACGTGACATGCTTCTCAACCTCGCGTCAAACCTCCTCGAGCACTCGCAGGCCATGGCGGCGATGACTCGTGCCACTTTGGGCGGTCCTATCAGCGTGGCCGGGGCAATGGAGATTGGCTTCGCGGTAGAGGCTCTACGCTACTTTGCCGGTTGGACTGACAAACTGGCTGGTGAGACGTACCCAGAAGAGGACGGTTTCTTCAAGCTTGTGCGGCAAGAACCCCTCGGAGTGGTATCAGGCATCATTCCGTGGAACGCGCCGATTGGGAGTGCATGTGCCAAGGCGGCGCCAGCGCTGGCAACAGGAAATTGCTTCATCCTTAAACTGTCCGAGAAGACGCCCTTCGCTGGTCTTGCAATGGGGAGTCTCATCAAGGCAGCCGGGTTCCCGCCTGGCGTATTCCAGATCCTCTCGGGAGATGGCAGCACTGGAGCAATCATCGCGAACCACATGCGTATCCGCAAGGTCTCCTTTACTGGCTCAACTGCAACAGGTAAGAAGATCCAGGAAATGGCCGCCCGGTCCAACCTCAAGCGCGTGACGCTTGAGCTGGGTGGAAAAAGTCCTgccctcatcttcaacgatGCAAACATTGGCAATGCTGTTACCTGGTGTGTCAATGCCATCACTATCAACACAGGCCAGGCCTGCTTTGCCGCCTCGCGCGTCTATGTCCAAAGCGGCATCTATGATGTCTTTGTGCAAAGGTTTAGGGCTCTGGTGGAGGAAAAGACCAAGCTCGTTGGTGATCCTGACGACCCCAATTCCTTTGTTGGTCCCGTTGTCGACGAGGCACAGTTCAACCGCGTAATGGGCTTCATCAACCGTGGCAGTAGCCAGGGATCACTCCTCGTCGGCGGGAGCAGGCTACATGACAAG GGTTACTATGTTGCTCCCACCGTCTTCACTGATGTGGCCGAGGATGCCGAGATCATCCGGCAAGAGATCTTTGGTCCCGTGGCGGTGATCAACCGGTTCGAGTCGGAAGACGAGGTGATCAAGCTGGCTAACGACACTCGCTACGGTCTTATGGCGGGAGTATTTACGCAAGATATAACTCGAGCAATGAGAATCTCGGCTGAGCTTGATAGTGGTATGGTGGGTATTAATGCTGTGAGCACCGTCTTCTGGCAGACCCCTTTCGGTGGAACCAAGGAGAGCGGTATTGGGAGGGAGAACGGGATCCATGCTATCCGATCGCATACTGAGCCCAAGACGGTCTTCATTAACATGAAGGCATGA